The following are encoded in a window of Vespa crabro chromosome 2, iyVesCrab1.2, whole genome shotgun sequence genomic DNA:
- the LOC124421817 gene encoding uncharacterized protein LOC124421817 isoform X1, translating to MDRIKRKKRKKSEKKKVLLSIADPWDDKVASVNPIGLAERRGVSLSILPSHSQDMNFLQDWPIVSGSMRTPSPWYKPSAKSNTDIVTQIRSERDSNFWNSHERISIERIERSLENQGNISNRSESIESKTRTGGFERLPLSARDDNRLINGKQEISCYDCYDNDDDGDGDDVTSGVRVRFEKERSRSRFVGVRSCHSEYANVNGSQSIDHEKSIVEPEFSSIKLQYKEGNDRDVEKENQRSSRNIEQSETEIVHRLVESRYNLKTVVERRANRTTSCRRDRLSLISREITFVDSTNAKEIDGTTETSFRPNENFVQLTNTFNDSTKEENISQKTGISAARIRKTSISMPSKLDEMDDLRIDDRKGTASKFTRAESDSSSVTFSNSCSTPNGSSLGSETEEEANDEELAKIPLQAPPRRKSRAASPSMSQKLGNEPIDLPGGAQSTNSTITSVNSISSLLKEKLQLSIPQALRSSKKRQNADYRLRSFVGILFLCVVFLVGFAHIYYTQHVLQRAYFDKFRFNKNERVMHVYSSTGSEIIAARLGEGIPANTGVFPCLPHHQRQDSVCLEWLQQTRLYLAHTKREDMHCYHVTWQSLSPYYNPKDCFDWSTKRGHWYGAGQIQSMSYPLERGRLDLSPFITGDIRKHSFGNVLKRYFLNSKGATILIDPETPLYVSINANRSNDFCLQAKHDAFAYINHLTPMPQLNYTICATDNMKNLHSSMAEKSLWDGLKPDELHAVHSLLSEPVWQISPTNEAAIYNYTEDVIALGFLRQGHVLLSEEWQPSPGDFVLDEDRFPSMEETINIIHRRGFRIVFSIQPFISTESINFKDAVANRLLISERGSDPRIPALTRYKQSNSAGVLDITNNKTLPWLQAKLESLITKYHVDSFYLDLGTAQDMPHYYKCEQALTNPDHYKTIFTKSILGLIPVIGVSSAISRPRAPVFVSLPPFSSSWKAIKTVIPTVLSYGMIGYPFIMPGAVGGDVALPMSDDNPDNDFEVNLPDKELYVRWLQLSTFLPVIRFTHLPSKYSDDSVLEIAKRLTTLRQKTVTPLLKKYANETLDTGLPIIRPLWMLDPADPACHVVVDEFSVGEELIVAPILYSGSRQREVYLPAGVWRDGIDGSLRKGSRWIHNYRVAEDKVAYFVKMPDNTRF from the exons atggatcggatcaaacgaaaaaaacgaaagaagagtGAAAAAAAG AAAGTGCTGCTCTCCATCGCAGATCCATGGGACGACAAAGTAGCCAGTGTCAATCCGATTGGACTGGCCGAAAGACGAGGTGTCTCTCTTTCGATATTACCCTCTCATTCTCAGGATATGAATTTTCTTCAAGATTGGCCAATCGTAAGTGGGTCAATGAGAACACCTTCACCTTGGTATAAACCCTCTGCTAAATCTAACACCGATATTGTTACGCAAATACGAAGCGAGAGAGATTCAAATTTTTGGAATTCTCATGAGAG GATATCGATCGAGAGGATAGAAAGATCTTTAGAAAATCAAGGAAATATATCGAATAGATCGGAATCGATCGAAAGCAAGACACGAACTGGTGGGTTCGAGCGTTTGCCGTTGAGCGCTCGGGACGACAATAGATTAATCAACGGGAAGCAGGAAATTAGCTGCTATGACTGttatgacaacgacgacgacggtgaTGGTGACGACGTTACATCGGGAGTGCGAGTGCGTTTTGAGAAGGAAAGATCGCGAAGTCGTTTCGTTGGAGTGCGATCTTGTCATTCGGAGTATGCGAATGTTAACGGATCACAAAGTATAGATCATGAAAAATCAATCGTTGAACCggaattttcttcgataaaattacaatataaagaaggaaatgaTCGGgatgtagaaaaagaaaatcaaagatCGTCTAGGAACATTGAACAAAGCGAAACGGAGATCGTTCATCGTTTGGTTGAATCAAG aTACAATTTAAAGACTGTTGTGGAAAGACGAGCGAATAGAACAACGTCATGTCGTCGAGATCGGTTGTCCTTGATTTCCAGAGAGATCACTTTCGTag ATAGTACGAATGCGAAGGAAATCGATGGAACAACGGAGACGAGTTTCAGaccgaatgaaaattttgtacAATTAACAAACACATTTAACGATTctacgaaggaagaaaatatttcgcaAAAAACGGGAATATCTGCAGCGAGAATTAGAAAAACGAGTATATCGATGCCGAGCAAATTGGACGAGATGGATGATCTTCGTATAGATGATCGAAAg GGTACTGCATCAAAGTTTACAAGAGCCGAGAGTGACAGTAGCAGTGTGACTTTCAGCAACAGTTGCTCGACACCAAATGGAAGCTCTCTCGGTTCTGAAACGGAAGAGGAAGCCAATGACGAGGAATTAGCAAA AATACCATTGCAAGCACCTCCAAGAAGAAAGAGTAGAGCTGCATCACCATCTATGTCACAAAAGCTTGGTAACGAACCCATAGATCTCCCAGGTGGAGCACAAAGTACCAATTCGACAATTACCAGTGTTAATAGTATAAGCAGCTTGCTCAAAGAAAAACTTCAATTGTCAATTCCACAAGCTTTACGAAGTAGTAAAAAACGACAAAATGCGGACTACAg ACTCCGATCGTTCGTtggaatattatttctatgtgTGGTCTTCCTCGTTGGATTTGCCCACATTTATTACACGCAACATGTTCTACAAAGAGCATACTTTGACAAGTTCAG aTTCAATAAGAATGAACGAGTGATGCACGTGTACAGTAGTACCGGTTCAGAAATTATTGCTGCTCGATTGGGAGAAGGTATACCAGCTAATACAGGAGTCTTTCCTTGTCTACCACATCATCAACGACAAGATTCGGTCTGTCTTGAATGGCTACAACAAACGCGTCTTTATTTAGCTCATACAAAACGCGAGGACATGCATTGTTATCATGTCACTTGGCAGAGTTTGAGTCCTTATTATAATCCAAAAGATTGTTTTGATTGGTCGACGAAAAGAGGACATTGGTATGGTGCAGGACAGATTCAAAGTATGTCATATCCTTTGGAACGTGGCCGATTAGATCTGAGCCCTTTCATAACCGGTGATATCAGGAAACATTCTTTCGGTAACGTTTTGAAGAGATATTTTCTCAACTCGAAAGGAGCCACCATTTTAATAGATCCCGAAACGCCTCTTTATGTTTCCATCAATGCCAATCGTAGTAATGACTTTTGTCTCCAGGCCAAGCACGATGCTTTTGCCTATATCAATCATCTAACGCCAATGCCACAATTAAATTATACCATTTGTGCTACCGACAACATGAAGAACCTTCACTCGTCCATGGCAGAGAAATCTTTATGGGATGGATTGAAACCAGATGAGTTGCATGCCGttcattctcttctttccgAACCAGTCTGGCAAATTTCACCGACCAACGAAGCcgcaatttataattataccgaAGACGTCATAGCTTTGGGCTTTTTACGTCAAGGTCATGTATTACTGAGCGAGGAGTGGCAACCCAGTCCAGGTGACTTCGTTTTAGACGAAGATCGTTTTCCATCGATGGAAGAAactattaatatcattcatcGGCGTGGTTTCCGAATCGTTTTTAGCATTCAACCATTTATATCTACGGAGTCGATAAACTTCAAGGATGCTGTGGCTAACAGGCTCTTGATCTCGGAAAGAGGCAGCGATCCAAGGATTCCAGCTTTGACCAG atacAAGCAGAGCAACAGCGCTGGTGTTTTggatattactaataacaaaaCTTTACCATGGCTTCAAGCGAAATTAGAAAGTTTAATTACGAAGTACCATGTTGATTCCTTCTACCTTGATCTAGGCACCGCACAAGACATGCcgcattattataaatgcgAGCAAGCTTTAACAAATCCCGATCATTATAAAACGATCTTCACTAAATCGATTTTAGGATTAATTCCAGTGATCGGTGTCTCTAGTGCTATATCTAGACCCAGGGCACCGGTCTTCGTATCTCTACcacctttctcttcctcttggAAGGCTATCAAAACTGTAATACCAACCGTTCTGAGTTATGGAATGATCGGTTATCCGTTTATAATGCCAGGTGCTGTAGGTGGTGATGTAGCTTTACCTATGTCTGACGATAACCCTGACAATGATTTTGAGGTCAATCTCCCAGACAAAGAACTATACGTTAGATGGCTCCAATTGTCTACCTTCTTACCTGTTATACGTTTCACACATTTACCCAGTAAATATTCTGATGATTCGGTTTTAGAAATAGCGAAGAGGTTAACGACATTGAGACAAAAAACGGTGACgccgttattaaaaaaatatgcgAATGAAACTTTAGACACAGGCTTGCCGATTATTAGACCTCTTTGGATGTTGGATCCAGCTGATCCAGCTTGTCACGTAGTTGTTGATGAATTTTCCGTAGGTGAAGAATTGATCGTAGCACCTATACTCTATTCGGGTAGTAGACAGAGAGAAGTGTATCTACCTGCTGGTGTTTGGAGAGATGGTATAGATGGTAGTCTTAGAAAGGGATCGAGATGGATTCATAATTACAGAGTAGCTGAAGATAAAGTGGCCTATTTCGTTAAGATGCCGGACAATACCAGGTTCTAA
- the LOC124421824 gene encoding nucleoside diphosphate kinase homolog 5-like — protein MTFPDEVEKEADIEHTLAIIKPEAMIYRRQIEERIYEEGFEIRQTRWLQLTPEQASDFYSDNYGQVWFAHLVAYMSSAPIIVLMLTKHQAVHDWRFIMGPMKVAEARLYFPDSVRAKYGRRGEDFKNAVHGSLTREKAEKEIHFFFPESVIEPLLMGESLVEYLWETINPILTEGLVLCCKLKPADPLLWLAHWLILNNPNKPRLPEDLALIPT, from the exons ATGACGTTCCCAGATGAAGTTGAGAAAGAAGCAGACATCGAGCACACTCTAGCGATCATTAAACCGGAAGCAATGATTTACAGAAGACAAATCGAGGAACGAATATACGAGGAAGGTTTCGAGATACGTCAAACGCGTTGGTTACAATTAACACCCGAGCAAGCGTCAGATTTTTATTCGGATAATTACGGACAAGTCTGGTTTGCTCATCTCGTTGCTTACATGTCTTCTGCTCCAATCATAGTACTCATGCTAACTAAGCATCAAGCTGTACATGATTGGAGATTTATTATGGGACCCATGAAA GTCGCAGAAGCTCGATTATATTTTCCCGACAGCGTAAGAGCAAAATACGGTCGAAGAGGTGAAGATTTTAAAAATGCAGTACATGGAAGTTTGACTCGAGAGAAAGCtgagaaagaaatacattttttctttcccgaaT CTGTGATTGAACCGTTGCTGATGGGAGAATCACTCGTTGAATATTTGTGGGAAACGATCAACCCAATTCTCACGGAAGGTTTAGTTCTg tGCTGCAAATTGAAACCAGCCGATCCCTTATTATGGCTCGCTCATTGGCTCATATTAAACAATCCCAATAAGCCACGATTACCCGAAGATTTAGCATTAATACCAACATAA